TGACTAAGCATTTGTATCCTTGAACTATAAAGTAAAACACCTCTAAGGTACCTCTGGAGCCTTTTAATTTGGACATTGTGccataaaaagaaaaggatcacTTCAGGGATGTGTGAAAGCTGGGACActcatgcattgttggtggagttgtccGTTAAGCATTTGGGAGCCATTTGGAACTTTGCCCCAAAGGCTTTCAAACTGTTCATACCCTTCCATCTAGGCATGTATCCTAGAGATCCCTAACAgaggggaaagaacctatttaTGCCAAGAAGATATTTATATAGCAGGTCTTGTTGTGgtagcagagaattggaaatggaaggacattcattaattggggaatggccaaacaagttgtggtgtgCGATTATAGTGTAACCCTGTTGGGCTATGAGAAATAACAGCCAGcatcatttcagagaaacctgggaagacttccatgaactgatggaaagtatgagcagaagcaggagaacatttcaTAGGATAACAGGAACATTGTTCAGTCAGAAGGTGTGAACGACTCAACTGTTCTTATCAATTCAGGGTTGTAAGACAGTCCCAAAGGACTCAAGATGAGAAAaacatctgcttccagagaaagaactgatggactctgaattcagaccaaaacatgtttcttttttttccttactttcatttttgtttgtttgagatttcttccatgaaatgacgagtaaggaaaaatattttatgtttttgctCAGGTAAAATCTAGCTCAGATTGCTTGTTCTCTCAGGGAAGGGCAGTGGAGAGAGGCAGActatttggaaattaatttttaaaaaaagaatgtttgaaattgtttttacctataattggggagaaaataaaatattattctatatacATCTCCCTATAGCTGTGAGATGTGTATGAGATGTTTCTCTTACCTTCTTATAGTGTGATCTTTAATATTTCCTTAAACAATGTCTGGTAGAGTATGGGGTAGTCTTATGTTCTGAGCCTCAAAGCCTTCCAGGctgaatttcagttttcttagcagtttttatcaaatcaGGAATTTTCTCCCAAATTGCTTGTTTGCAGGAGGCATTTCCTTTAGTCTGTTCCACTGTTTCATCTCCTTATCTTAACCAGTTCCCCAGCTTTAGGATGACTACTGACTTGTGATCTTATCTGAGCTCTGGGAATCCTGTTCCCCAGTTATCctggcttcttttcttattttctatgatatggttgatcttttgtttttctcaagTGAATTTTGGTATGATTTTATTTAGGCCTGTTAGATATCTTCTTTCCCATGGTATAAGGGGCGAAATTAGATTTTTGTCTCCCGGATTATGTTTTTGGATTTCATACTCTAAGAATTCTATTCAATGTGAATCTGCTCCTGTGAGGTTTCGCTAGAGAAATTTATGTGGACTAAAGTGTGGAGCTccccctctctgaggagagatgCTGAGGCTGCCATGGCTGCTGTTTCCAGAAAACCTCTGTTCTCAGTATTCCCATGAAGCATGGTGTCAGCATTTCCTGTAGGGTGTGTGATGAAGCTGGGAGAAGCAGACCTTGTGCCATCTACTGAGCTGATTCCCCcttggaaaggaagggagggctTTGGGGCACCAAGGCATGAATTGTGGAAACATTGTCCATCTTGTGACTCTCTGCTGGAGCTGGCTTGGTTCCCTTTCATTCAGTAGTGTGCCTGGTCCAAATTCTGTCTGGTGAGGAGTTTATTCAATGGGGAGAATTGGGAGAAAGCCTCACTATATTCTTTGAACCTCTTCCTGCCTGGCTTGGAAACTGGACCGCCTAtacctgctgtttagagaccctCAGCTATAGCCCAAGCTTAGGTTGACCAGAAAAATAGTCAGATTCTGAGACTGatggaaggagttttctcctcaTTGTACATCTCAGGCATTCAGTGTGTCTTATCTGCAATCTGTGTCCATATTGATCAACCAGTTATTGcttctttattcttttgattgtttataGATATTGGGATGGAGTAGGACCCCTTTCAGGGAagttcctctgtctctcttccccatcCCGACTTGGCAAGTCTCTAATCTTTTCTCCAGTTAGAAAGAAGATGACCCAACACTGGATcatttccattacattcattgaTCTTATTTAATTCATCTCTTTTAAGGTAGAtaagtctcttttctctctgatttCAATGTCAGACTCTAAAGCCCAGGAAAGGGCCTGGTCTTTATTGGTTAGGCAGTAGACATACATTGCTTTAATAAATTGATGTGCTCAAAAGAGCAGAGCTTTGATTTCTCTGGCTTTTCATCTTTCACTTGTCACAGTTAATCTCTTTATTTTGTTCTACATTTGCCTAgaaatctgtctctctctcagagaaAACCAAGTCTCTCTGGCCTCAGTGTGAGTCCTCATCTCCCTTTAGCCATGAGAATATTCATCAGAGGAACCCCCTTCCAGGTCAAGGTAGGGCCTCCatcctttctccatcttctcaggcttttccttctcttcctaccTCCTACCCTGTatgctcttctctttctgagacAATGGAGACCTTCTCCTCAATTTTCCTTCTCTTAGTCTTGTCTACAGCCTTTATTACTTATGGCCCACTCTGTCCTTctcaatattctcttctctctagggttTTGGGGCAtggctctttctctctcctggcTCCTACCACTCTGATCTGtggttctctttcttctctgctgGCTCCTCCTCTAGATTTTGTAAGTGAGTTTAGGGTGAGAGAATTCCTCTAGCCTTATCTTTGGCCCTCTACTCTTTTTCTGGACttctttacttggtgatctcatcaactacCATGAACAGAAGCACCATCTCGTTGCTGATAAGTCTCAGATCTGCCTTTTTTGCCCTAATCTCTGTGCTGACCTGCAGGCTTTCATCTCAAATTTCCTTACAGGGATTTCACACTAGGTGACATCTTGAGCTCAGCAGGTCCCAAACACATTGTTCTCTCTCACCTAGACAGAACCCCCACCTTCTCTAAAACTGTATCCTCCCCGTCCCTCAGGGTCAAAACCAGGGAGCCCCCCTTGACTCCTCACTGTCCCTTACCCACATTTCCATTATGGTGCCAGGATCTCTCAGTTTCACCTTCACAGCATCTCTCCAATATGACCCCTTCTGTTCTATGTCCCTGCCATCTTCCTGTTGGGGGCCCACATTACCTCCTTCCTAGACTATTAAGACAACCTCCTGCTGGGTGTGCTGCCCTAGGACATAGCAATAGTGCCATAGTCACATGACTGACTTCTACATCCCAGCCTGGGGCCCTGGGATACCGGCTGCACTGGAGGTTCTCTAGAGATTTCCTTTCTCACACTAGAAACTCCTCAGCTTCCTTTCAGAGCATCCTTGATCTGCTTTTCTCAAGCCTCCATTGGGCTCTTACAGACTCAGCTTTCAGTGCTATCTCTGACACTAACAAAGGGTGGGATCTTTgggcccctcccttctctgtggGTCAGATTCTTCCTGTAACTGACCAGAGGTGGGCTCTTCCTTATGATGTGACTTTCAGCCTCTGTGCTCTGACTTGGTCTACTCTAGGAGGTGGTGAccttcaaggatgtggctgtggagtTCACTCAGGAGGAGTGGtgcctcttgtcccctccccagaaggagctgtacaaggaggtgatgctggagaatgtcCAGAACTTGCACTCTGTGGGTAAGGAGTCTCTCCGTGCTGCCAAAGTCAGCCATCCATGGGAATATAACCCTCAACATCAGGCAGGGTTGGGAGCAGTTTAAAGTCATGAGGAAGGGATGAGGACTGGTATGCCCAGTTCCAGAGCCAGGCCCCTCCTGCTTCCTGGTTCTCCTTTAAAAAGGGCTTTGCATTGTGTAATGGGACCTTGGGGGCTCCCTTTGGTGATGCTGAAGTCCAAGGTCAAATGCGTGTTGGAGAATCTCAGACATGGAAGTAATCTCAGAGCTGATTCCTTCTTGCCTCTCCCTGGCCCGGAATTGGGTCTCCCAAACCCATCTCTGAAAATTGTTCAGGAGGGTTTTGCTCCCACCCTCTTCCCCTCTTGGGTGGATCTACTTTTGGGGGTCTTTTTCTCTTTAACTAGCATAAACTTGTAGGTCATAGCACCTGTGTGTCCCCAGGAGAGATGATTTGTCCTTAGTCTTCCTTCCTAACCTTCCTGATCTAATCCTCCAGTAGACctagtgaggaagggagggaagggatgaaACATTCATAAAAGCCTGCTCTCGTCCTAGGCCTCTGCCGAGGGTTTCCTCTGTAATATTATGGcacttcttcctcatcttcatcttTGTAATTCAGTGACAcgattatcaccattttacagatgaggaagtagtTTTAAGTGATATTTTCTTAGGCACCCATTTAGGAGGTGATTGTGAGGAAATGTAAACTGAAGCCTGCCTGCCCCCTCCCCTTCTAGCTACCTCTCCTTTCCAGGTAATGGAAAACTATGGACTGAGTCTAACCTTCTCTAAAGAAAATGCCATAGAGCcaaaggtcctggtttcaaattggTTCCCCAACATTCTCCATCCTCCTCTCCTTACCCTATGTGCTAGGGAGACTCTTCTCCAGGAGACCCCTTAAGTTTCCTGCGGGCCCTGCTTGTCTTCCTCTGTGATTGTCAAGATGAATGGCCTGGTTAAGAGACAGCATTGGGCCCAAGAAGGATTGTTGAGTTCCCCAGGAGAAGAGGAGTTAGAGATACCCTGAGAGAAGAGTCTCTGAGCAGCAAGCAGGGTGATGGGACAAAAACTGATCCCTCTAGGTCCCTGTGTCTGGGACTTCAGACTGACCCAGAACTGTGACCCTTGGACCCAGTGTGGGAGTTTAGAAGTTTCTGCCAGAATGGACCAGAACAGGATGGGGGAGGAGAGGCTATTTTTCATTCGAGGTCCCCCACCAGGGTAATAGGCATATCCTACCCCAGGTTCCTCCATGACAGACATGGAGGGGTAAGGGCAGACTCCTTTATGAATCCCACTGGATTCCCCATCCTTTTTAAGATAACTCAGAGACAGcttctctccatcctcctccctGACTGATTTTCCATGCACAGGGCTTCCAGCTCCCCCAGAAGACATGACCTCTTATATGGAGCAGAGGGAATCCTCTTGGATGCTGGAGCAAGAAGTTCTGAGGAGCTGCTGCCCaggtgagggaggggaaaagaggtatGGGAGAGCCAAGGTGACCAGAGGTTTCTGTGTGCTCTGGTGAAGTCAGTGTTACATTTGTGGGGCAGGAAGACCCAATTTGGAGTTCTTTTTTCAGAGGATTTAGCAGGGCTCACTTGGAAATTCACTAAGcccctgagcctcattttccccatctataaaatgagggtgttggactcCATTTCCTATCAGCTCCCTTCATGGGATCAATCTGTGACCCTCTAAAAAGTCAGTGTTTTGGACTGAAGGGCCTGGAAGTCTCGTGCAGGTGTTATATGGGCTGAGGTTTCTCCCTCTGAGCTCTTTAGTATCCTGAAACAGGTATGAGTACTTGCTCTGAGCTGGGCTAAGTTATAGGGCACATAAAGGGCTGCAGTGGACATCCCCTACCCTAATGGAATAGAGCTCACCCTCTACTAGAGCAAACAGCAGCATGCTAACAGTTATGTAGAGGCCTTCTAGACCCCTGCTCCTTGGCAGCCAGTCACAAGAGGAAGGCTCTGAGAAGGAGTACTAGAGTTCTAAGGGTGAGGTGGCCTGGGGCTTTAGGAGAGCCAGACTGAGGATTCTGAGGGAAAGTAtggcaaagataaaaatgaaaggcaCAGAAACAACTCACTGCAAGTGGCCGTCTCTACCAATTTAGTCTTGAACCTGAGGACATATGTTGGATAATATCTCATGGGGAGAAATGGTTTAATAGGTTCCTAGAGGAAGTCATTAGCTCATTAGTGTGGGAAaggctgaagaagaaaaacaatggggGCCCTACAAGGTGGAATAGATGAGCTTAAATGAAGGATAAGATGGGCTTCTTTGAATATGAAGAGAGATTTCCTGTGATCCTGTGggcagagaggaaaaggaggcaacTGAGCTGGGTGCGATTTAGAGGATAAGAGCTCTATAGATAGGTCCAGCTTGTGTTCTATGAAATATGAGGAGAAGTTCTCAGCTAAGAAGGTGAGGCAGGGCTGGAAGGAAGCCATGAGGGAGAGTTAGAGACCAGGGAAATATTTGGGAGGCTGCTGTGCTGGGTGGCAAAGGGAATCATGAGGGAAATATCACAGGATTGCCTGgccaggtgaggactcaggtgaggtCAGGGAGTCTCAATGTTGAGTGGAGTCAGGCAACTGgtttcctgattttccttttttccatagaCTCGCAGCTCATGTGCAGGAGTAAAGAGTACTGCTTTACTTAAGCTTTCCCTAAATCACCAACCCAGGCTCTTTCCTGGTCTCTTGGGCTCAGTCTTTGTCCTGTTCTTGGATAATCGATGAACATAGGACCTCACCTTAGGGAGATGAGAGCCTACAGAGAAGCCTCTGGGATCTTCAGGATTGGGTCTATTCTAGTTCCTATGGCATTATTATTGACTACTGAGAAATAAGGCCAAGAGTTGGATAGAAACACAATTGAGGCTAGAGTATGCATTGGCTTTCCAGGAGACACACCAGAATGCAAGGATCTTGGTGGAGGTTGGCCCTGAGCCCAGTAATAAATATGTTCTAGTGAGTATGCTAAGGCTTGTACATACAAAGTAAGGGAAACACCAGTTTGGGCTGTcctggagctcacaatctagaaCCCAAATATAGAGGTAGTTTCGAACGAAGTGACAGATCCTGAATCTCCCTCTGAGGTGATTCAGGGAGAATAAAATGTTGGGGAATGGAAATGCATTTAATTCTTCAGGGAAATGAGGAACTAGAGGAGTTACGAGAATGATAGTTTAAGGAAAAAAGCAATCCAAGGAGGAACTAATCCAaattctaatgataaaaataaacatcaccaTTTGCATGTTTCCCCTAATATGCGTcatacactttataaatattttctcattcgaTCCTCATAGGAACCCTAGGAGTCACTTGATATTATTATGCCCATGTTATTGTTGAGGAGCCTGAGAACAACGGTGCtcctgtgacttgcccagggctaaaagttatagtaagtttctgaggtgcAGTGAGAATGCACCACCACCTATATTGGGATTTTTAAGAAGAATATTATCAAAATGCCATTATCTCTATAAggtgggaaataggaagagaattgTACAAGCGTTCTTGCTCTTTTCAAggagacatatttttaaacatgaGAAATGCAATGTTTTTGTTTAAACTGTATTTAGTAGAAAGAAAGATTTTAGTTTAGTGAAAAGAGGcatttaaagaaaagtaatggCTACTCTCAAGGAGTAAGGAACAGAACATCTTTCATGCCTTGAATAATTGCAAAAAAGTGCtgaattcctttatctgatctcAGATCTTGGAACCAAAAATAAGATAGAAAGCAATCACAAAGGGAATTACATAATGCTTACAGAGAAGCTAGATATATTTAGTCTACGTGTATCCAGTGGTGTCATACTCATGAAGAGAGAACTGAATGTATggacaatgaaaataaaagcagaaagatTGAAAGTAAACAGTCTTTAGTACTGTGGACAGAACATAGTCACAGGATTTGTTCTCAGCTGCTAGAATTTCAGTTCAAATTACTCATCCAGCGTTTTTGAAGTCATGATCTGTGTTAGGAATGTAATAAAACAAGCTTGTCTCAAATCCCAGATTTGTTATGAGAGCCAGTGAGATCACATTGgaagttctttgtaattttaattGTTCTTTAGGTTTGCGGTGATGGCATTATCGAAGGATGGCTTGTTCCCATTTAAGTTGGAAGACTTTTCTTATCTGAATAAATAGGATATAAAATGGTTTCTGTTCTAACAGTTCAGTAAAAGAGATAGAATTGTATATGTGTTCATGTCAATGTGTGTATTTTttgtcaatttaaaaattaatattcagttcttcaagtattatatttaaaaatatttattaaatttaacttgaagcaaagggaaagcaAAAGGCTAGAGCAACTGAGAGAGCTCCCCACTTGTAAGTGGAACTGAAAGCCGAGTCTGTGCGAACCAAAATGAAAAACCCCAACCGTATCATGACCCACatacatgaaagggaaaagggaattgtcaAAAATATAGTCCAGGGCAAGCATTCTAATGAATATATAcgcccctgtgatcctttgggagactagtctcccctgtggttcatgaaaacataacttatAATTTGAACTAGAGATATATACAAATGTTGagtggaaaaacaaaagagaaatggaacaaaaccaataatagatTCATTAACAGAAAACCAGTTAGGGGTCAGTccactttggcataagagtgcAAGGGATCCACTGCACAAAAATCCTGTAGCTCCAAGAATTTCCCTCAATTGATTTTTAGTGGTAAGAGTGCTTAACTTCTGGATATTTTTCAATACACTTGGGAGAAGTTAAACAGGACCCAGAAGTTAAAATaaagcctaaatattgtaccttggggaaataccactgaactttgtccttcgagaccttgtggcctctcttatatagctctaagaggaggtgtttgctatcttcttggcatGGTTTAGCATTTGATGAAGCCAAGAGGaaatcatccatatactgaattaaagCACTGTAGTTAAAGTTTTTGGCATCCatatcagcagttaagaattgtgtaaACAAAGTTGGAATGCCCATGAACCCCTGAGGCAAATTAGCCCAGGTTCACTGGAAATCcttccatgtgaaagcaaagatgtgcctggaattctcatgtataggtatagaaaaaaaagatgaatacaaGTCTACTATTGTAAAGTATGTTGCCGTGctaagaatagaagaaataatatttttgttggaGACTACAGGGTATTTCTTTATAATGTTCACAGgtctcaaatcctggacaaattgATAAGAGATACTTGCCATTGGGccctaattttggctttttaagaGGCAGGATGGgtatattgtattcagatttatagggaattatgatgccttggaAAACAGTGAATTTATTATATGGGTAATGCCATCAGTTGCTTCCTTTGAAAgcggtactgaggaatggaaggtgTGCTAGCTTTTGTGTTAATTTGCACTAGAACAGCTGATATAAGTAGACCAACATCTGAAGATGATGTGGCtcagactcaggtatatcagttaTGATCTCAAAAATAGAGTCTTTCATCTCATGAATATCTGAAAGAAGTACATTTTGCAATGTTAAGGATTCCTTGGGTAATTCTTGTGCCAGAGCCATCTGTAGAGTAAGTTATTCTGGCCTTAAAATTGCATAAAAGATCTCTTCCCAGAAAATTCATAGTGGagccaggcattaagaggaaagagtatTCCACACTAAGGGGTCCTATGGACATTATTCTAAGGGAAAGCTTGGGAACCTTTAGGGGTGAccctgatactcccactacatTTATTGAGCCAATGGAACTGCAATctgaatcaggtgtactctttaatacagacctggaaggtCCAGTGTCTAAAAGATAATCATAATACATGTTACCATCTTTTAATGTTACATAGGGCTCATCATTttggggggcagtggatagggacaatggacAGCAAGATGTGAAGATCTAGAAAATCAAAGCTTATATCCTATGAGTCTTGTGTCCCAAGCCCTTTATAATCTTTGGGTAGTTACTTGGGTTCCCCCTTCAGTGGAAATAGCACCCTGGGTGGTTCTGGTTTGAGCTCCACTGAAGATATCCTGTCGTGtggtcatttggtatgagttgtcaggtACCTGATTTATATTCCTAGAATTATTATCAGTCCTAAAGTTGTGATTCCTGAAATCACTATTTTAAcacttatttctataattgtttccAAAAGAATTTTTCCAGTGAATAGTATTTCTTATTGTCTAGAgcaaattcctacagttcatcattatgtaGCCCTTCTGACAGAAGTGGCGGGTAAAGGACTGATAGTTAGTTTCTTGGGGAGGGACTGGTGCCATTGGTTGAGCGTCATGCCCTTTGTCTTGTTCATTAATCCTTTTCGAATGGTTTCCATGAAGTCATTagtctcttcctgtttttctttatgGGCTTTATAGACATATAGAATAGTTCTCCTTAACTCATCAAGATCCATCTGAGGCCACCATgggaaatgcattttaaaataatcttggaccaCCCTGTAAGAATTGTTAACAAAATGTTGCCTGATTTtcttaatatctttttctttagaaatatcaaggtcttGGTACCACCCCCAAATCTCGGtgagcttatccatgaattgtgagggtgtctcatcattggattgtttaaggttttcaaatttgGTCCATGATTCTGCATCTTTGGAGCATTCTCACATTACTGTTAGGATGGCCTCCCTACAGTGATATAATTGCAAATGGTCATTGAGGTTATTATAATCTCATTCATGATCTTGacatggccagtgtgctgcattgcacTCTCAGACTTCATTAACATGAGAGATCATCTcatttttctcacattctgttAGAAAAGTGTTGAgtaaattttcaacatccttaTTTAAGATGAATTATATTGATAAAATATGCTGGCCATATTTTTTGTTATCAAGTGACTTGTTCTCAATATGAGGAACGTTATGGTTTAGTTCTTTCACATCTTGAGTGAAAGTTACATGGTGTCTTAGGGTTACCACATCCCCATGGCATCCTATTTTGGGCACTTCTCTTCAAGGACAAAATGATTTCATAGAAATCATTCAATGGTTGTGGTTCCCTAGAAATCGACTGAGGGGATACTGAAGCAACATTGATAGGAATAGGTATggtaatgtataaatggagatttgaaccctagactttatccccagaagtccttgttttTTCTCAAATTTGCCTATAAACTTTAACtgtctccatgttggtgagatcatgtttttgttatttaactggcaataacgccttccatgttctcttcctgcatgatgtagcatcaggtGTGaaggtggtaaggtggggatggctgaaatggcTAACAAGTCATGGCACATGGTTTTTATCTTGTATCCtccttattctttgatttctaatgatcatttaataaacctctaaaacatttttatttttagagatatgaatttaatttttaccatAGGAGGATGAGATTTCCTCAGGGCTCGGATTGGTTGTGGGTTGGGAGAAAGGATAGGAAAGGATGGGTTATATTGGAAGAAAGATTTGGGGCAGTAAGGTTAGCCAGGATTTGCAGAGCATGAGAAATGTTGCAGACTACAAAGTCTACCTACGATATAGGAGAGGGGTTTCCCATCTTTATTTCAAGAGAAATAGGATTGTCCTCTATGAGTGTTTAGGGAACAGGCTTGCAAAATTCACACTTGTTTTGAATTGGATCAGCATTTGTCATTAATTAGACCATGTTAGAAGTATTTGAAATTGTCCAGTGGAATTTGCATGTCAGCCTGCATttttgctttaatcttttgaatggtagaatttttttgttttaacattgaggatcaagaaaataaaatttcctaggaaCAGCAGAAGAAGGTAATCATGAACCTTAAAGTTCAGAATtgggcaagaaaaagaaagctttcaTGCAGAGAAACATCTATGCTTTTTAGCATTCtaataaaaaaataggaaaagggggaaaatataattttgaatgtatattctttatttttatatgaattttaaaaacttattttaaaatcatcattATTAGGTTGGGTATTGGGTAACAGGAGGGATATttggattattttatttaattttttatgattttgttgaatttttattcatggaaaaatatatatttttaaaatctgtattCCTGTATTTGTTGCTGCCTTTTGCTGGCTAAAAACAACCACTgcaagaaaagggggggggggtaaaattttaatttgttgtgTTCAATATTGATCTCTAGTTGACCAGGTAACACTACAACACGGAGAGGTAAGGGGCATAATTGGGGATGTGGAGGTCAGGGTAAGTGGTGTGTTTAGGGTAtgccagaaaccaaaatggaggatatgacTATAACACTGGGTGGGGTTTGGGAAGTGGATCTGGGGTAGAGATGGGAATTTGGGTAAAGCAGAAAGGGAGCTAGGAGTTAGGTAGCCTTGGGTGGGTGAGAGGGCCAGGACTCTTCCTCCTGCCAAGGCAGAGACTGGAAGAGGTTAGGAGGCAACCAACTGCCCTGCACAGAAAGGGACTCTGAATTTCACAACTCCCATTACTCATCAGCTGTCAGTGAGGTAAGTATAACAACAGGAAGCAGCAAGATGCCAAGCAGGACTGGCAGGAGCGCAGGGTTTAGGCAAGTTGGTGGCAGACAAGTCAGTGGGGAAAGAGTGAGCTCAGCTTGGGCAGCTCAAGTTCTTGTTTCTTCATAGGTTCTCCagattgtaaaatttaaaattaatattaaatgctccaagtattatatttagtaATACTAAATTTAACTTGAAGccaagggaaagtaaaaggctagagaagcTAAGAGCTCCCCTACCTCCATGTGGAACCAAGAGTCAGGGCTTTGCAAACCAAAACTAAAAACCCCAACCACATCATGAGACAGTacacagaagggaaaagggaattgtgggaaatgtagtcctaaGCACACATTCTAATACATTTTTACTGTTTGTTTCTTACAGAAGGAAAGATTATACCTGAAATAAAGGCGTATCCAATAGAAATGAGCCTTCCTGTGGATGAAATGGACCTACAGAGATTCGTGAGTGATGGTCCTGATAACTTTTCTTTCAACGAAATCTTTGTTCCACCTCCAAATTTATCTAATATCGAATATCAAAGAATGCACACCGAGGAAAAATCTACTGAAAGTAATCAAAGGGGAAAGACTTTTAAGTACAGGTCCAATCTTACTTTTCATCAGaggatccacactggagagaaactttatgaatgcatgaaatgtggaaagacattctgTCAGAACTCCCATCTTGCTGTACAACAGAAAATGCACGTTgaggagaaaccttatgaatgcaagcagtttggaaagacattcagtaagACTAATagtcttgctgaacatcagagaagGCACACTTTGGAGAAACCCTATTTATGCatgcagtgtggaaagacattcagtcggagTGACAtgcttgctgtacatcagagaatccacactggagagaaaccttatgaatgcaagcagtgtggaaagacattcagtcggagTGACATGCTTGCTATACATCAAAGGatacacactggggagaaaccttatgaatgcatgCAATGcagaaagacattcagtcggagacaccatcttgctgtacatcagagaatgcacactggtgagaaaccttatgaatgcaagcagtgtggaaagacattcagtcaaaCTTctagtcttgctgtacatcagagaatgcacactgggg
This sequence is a window from Monodelphis domestica isolate mMonDom1 chromosome 3, mMonDom1.pri, whole genome shotgun sequence. Protein-coding genes within it:
- the LOC103094215 gene encoding zinc finger protein 883-like isoform X1, with translation MEELHQMDSLGLLCCLYRNPGASGMTFERDRLPAQEVVTFKDVAVEFTQEEWCLLSPPQKELYKEVMLENVQNLHSVGLPAPPEDMTSYMEQRESSWMLEQEVLRSCCPEGKIIPEIKAYPIEMSLPVDEMDLQRFVSDGPDNFSFNEIFVPPPNLSNIEYQRMHTEEKSTESNQRGKTFKYRSNLTFHQRIHTGEKLYECMKCGKTFCQNSHLAVQQKMHVEEKPYECKQFGKTFSKTNSLAEHQRRHTLEKPYLCMQCGKTFSRSDMLAVHQRIHTGEKPYECKQCGKTFSRSDMLAIHQRIHTGEKPYECMQCRKTFSRRHHLAVHQRMHTGEKPYECKQCGKTFSQTSSLAVHQRMHTGEKPYECKKCGKTFSQTSSLAGHQRMHTGEKPYECMQCGKTFTCSSHLVVHQRIHTGEKPYDCKQCGKTFTCSSHLAGHQRMHTGEKPYKCMQCGKTFSRRHHLAVHQKMHIGGKPYECMQCGKTFSQRGQLDGHQRMHTREKLYECKQCGKTFSRRGQLAGHQRMHNREKPYECMQCGKTFRQTSSLAVHQRIHTGEKPYECMQCGKTFSRRGQLAVHQRIHTGEKPYQCKQCGKTFSRSDNLAVHQRIHTGEKPYECMQCGNTFSWRGQLTIHQRMHTGEKP